The Dissulfurirhabdus thermomarina DNA window GCGCACCTGGCCCGGTTGCACTTTTCGCCGGAGGAGCTCGACGGCTTCACCCGGCAGCTGAACGAGATCCTGGCCTACGTGGCCAAGATCGAGGAACTGGACACCGAGTGTGTCGAACCCACCACCCATGCCATCGCCCTCACCAACGCCTTCCGGGAGGACGAGGTGCGGCCCGGGCTCGACGTGGCCGACGCTCTGGCCAACGCCCCCGAGGGCGAGGACGGCCAGTTCGTGGTGCCCCGGGTCATCTGAGGGGGCCGGGGAGGCACCATGTCCGAGTTGACGGAACTCACCATCGGCCAGTTGCACCGGCGGCTTCGCGCCCGGGAGGTCTCGGCCGTGGAGGTCGCCCGGGCCTACCTCGACCGGATCTCCGCCGTGGATCCCAAGGTGGGCGCCTATCTCACGGTTACGGAGGAACTCGCCCTGGCCCAGGCCGAGGCCGCCGACCGCCGCCTGGCCGAGGGGCGGGACGTGACGCCCCTGACGGGCGTGCCGCTGGGGATCAAGGACGTGCTGTGCACCCGGGGGGTGCGGACCACCTGCGCCTCGCGGATGCTGGAGCGCTTCGTCCCCCCCTTCAACGCCACGGTCATGGACCGGCTTGAGGCCGCGGGGGCCGTGATGCTGGGAAAGCTCAACATGGACGAGTTCGCCATGGGCTCGTCCACCGAGAACTCGGCCTTCCATGTGACGCGGAACCCGTGGGACCTCGA harbors:
- the gatC gene encoding Asp-tRNA(Asn)/Glu-tRNA(Gln) amidotransferase subunit GatC; translation: MAAEKITRAEVEHVAHLARLHFSPEELDGFTRQLNEILAYVAKIEELDTECVEPTTHAIALTNAFREDEVRPGLDVADALANAPEGEDGQFVVPRVI